The genomic region GGACACACCCGGACAAGGACCAGTGTTTACTGGTGGACGGAAGAAATAGCAGGGCTGCGCACGTCTTGCAAGCGTGCCCAAGCTACTCTTCGGGGAACACGGTCTGCAGCGCTCAGGTATGTCCGGGCCGATACATTCCGGCGGGCCAAGAAAACACTACGCAAGGCGATAAACACCAGCAAGCGCAGATGCGCGGAGGAGCTCTCAGCAACTCTGGAGGACAACCTTTGGGGAGATGCGTACAGGGTCGCCATGAAGTGGGTCCGCGGCGCGCAAATACCACCAGAGCGAGACCCGCAGCTCTTGGGGGAGATTGTCGACGAGCTGTTTCCCACGCATCCACCGATGGAATGGCCGGAGCCAGCCGATGAACTCATCGAAGCCGGCCCACCCATCACGGAGGAGGAGCTCCTGAGGATTGCAGCGAGCCTGAACCCCCACAAGGCCCCAGGACCAGACGGCATTCCAAACGCCGCCGTCACCGCAGCAGTTCGTGCCTTTCCGGGCGTCTACCGAAGGGTGCTTCAGGGCTGCCTTGATCGTGGAGTCTTCCCCGACATCTGGAAGCACCAGCGACTGGTCCTACTCTCGAAGCCAGGAAAGCCACCGGGCCGGCCATCATCTTACCGCCCACTATGCATGCTCGACACTGTCGGCAAAGTGCTCGAGCGCATAATCCTCGATCGCCTCAACGCCCACCTGGAGGAAGATCCAGAAGGTCCGCGACTCTCTCCCCGTCAGTTCGGGTTCCGAAAGGGGAGGTCGACGATGCAGGCGATCGAGGAGGTGGTGGCCCGCGGCAGGGAAGCAATGGCCTTCGGTCGAACCAACGCGAGAGACcgaagatgctgcatggtcgTAACGCTCGATGTCCGCAACGCGTTTAATTCCGCGAGCTGGACAGAGATCGGGGCCGCTCtcagggaaaaaagaacaccgGAGTTCCTGATGCAGATCTTGCGAAGCTATTTTGAGGGGCGTGTTCTGCACTACTCTACGGAAGCTGGTACCTCGTCGCGCGACATCACTGCGGGCGTTCCGCAGGGGTCTATCTTAGGGCCTACCTTGTGGAACGTCATGTACGACGGGGTGCTGGACGTCGAGCTTCCCGAGGGTGCAAGCATCGTTGGATTTGCGGACGACCTCGTACTTACGGTGGCAGGGCGAACTCCAGAGGAGGCGGCGGAAGGGGCGAGTGCTGCTATCATCGCGGTCCAGCAATGGCTCGATCGCCACTCATTGTCCTTAGCTCTGGACAAAACCGAGATTGTAATGGTCAGCAGCCTCCGCAGGGGACACCCGTCAATCCCGGTACGAGTCGGTGACACCATCATCCGGTCGCAGCGGAGCATTCGATATTTGGGCGTGAGGCTCGAAGATCACCTATCATGGACTCCCCACGTGAAGAGTGTGACGGAGAAAGCGATGAAGGTGACGAGGGCCTTGTCACACCTTCTGAGGAACCATGGCGGCCCGTCCAGTATCCGAAGGAAGACCCTTGCCAATGTCGCAACCTCAACGTTGCGGTACGCGGGACCGGCGTGGAGCGGCGCACTGCGAGTGCAGAGTAATCGCCGGCTCCTTAAGCGCGTCGACCGGGCCTCAGCCAAAATGGTCTGCAGCAGTTTCCGGACGGTCCGGTACGAGGTCGGGAACGTAGTGGCGGGCATGCCGCCAGTATGCTTGCTGCTCGACGAAGACGCTCGGTGCCACCGGATAAGAATGCAGACGGGAAGGCCGACGAGGGAGTCCCGGGGGGAGCAGCGAGCGATCACATATTCGGAGTGGCAGTCCGAGTGGGACGATCTCGCTGCCCGGCCCCTCGCTAGTCGTTTCGTACGTTGGGCCCACCGGGTGCTACCAGCAGTCGAGCCTTGGGCGGCCCGGAAGCATGGATGGGTGAACTTCCATCTGACGCAGGTTATCACGGGacacggatttttccgtgaaTATCTGTTTGTCAAGGGGTTCACCCAGTCCCCGGACTGCCCCAACTGCCCAGGAACGGTCGAGTCAGCGGAGCACGCCGTGTTCCACTGCCCGCGATTTGACAACGTTCGGGGCCGCCTCCTGCGAGGACATGGAATGGAGCCAGCAACACCGGATAACCTACAACTCTACATGCTTCACAGCGCCGACTCGTGGAGCCGTGTCGTGACCGCTGCCAGCGAGATTACGCGCCAGCTTCAAAGCGACTGGCGAGCGGAGCAGCACCGGCGCTCCACGGCAGCAGCGGAGGCGACCAGAGCGCAGGCGGCCGAGGCGGCCGCTCGGCGAGCGCGAAACCAAGCTCGGAGACGGCGCCCTGAGCTCACTCGTAGACTTGCTGCGTTGACACCTGCGGCGAGATCGGAGTGGTCTAGGGTGCTGCGCAACATCCAGCTGCGCATCCGGCGGTTACGCAACAGGACGACGAGACGAGCGAACCACGAGATCCTGGAGAGGAGGAACGAAGCTCTGCTCCGGGAGCACGAAGCAGTTACGGAGGAGGAGCTTCTCGCTGCCCGGAGGGACCTCACCGCCGCCGATGCAGCGCTGCAGGAGGCAAGACGACTGCAGCGTCGGCGCAGAAGATGAGGCTTTGGTTTTGGATTGTCCACAGAATGTAGCGAGGAAAAACCGCCACATTAGGCTGCGATGAAGGAGGAGAGAAACTCAGCTAGTAGGGCCGTGGCCGGCACGATGCTCGCCCCACCAAACTCTGCCGCTAAGGAGTGCGTTTGGTGGGGCAATTACACGAGCTTCATAGGGATTAGCacgtttattataattttgtgatatctaaaaaaaataataataatagtattGTAAGGAAATAAACGGTGCGAACCCTACGCAAAAAAAGACCCTCCGACACGGGCAGAGTAGGGAACAAAATGGGTTGCCATCCAGGTTGCTCTTTtaaaagacgaaaaaaaaatgaaacactcaAAAAGATGAGGAGCGGTCACGTGGAAAGGGTAGAAAGACAAATCGGAGGACAAAAAGACAGTTGTTTGGAGGTGCTCTTAAAAACCGCAGAGCAAATGCTTTTTCAAGTGGAACAAGGTTCATGTTACCTGTTCACGAGAGCTGGTACAAATTGTGTTTCCCTTTCTTCTGAAAATGTTACGCTAAATATGAAAACGTTTTTGTATCCTTTACACAAGCCTGGGAAACACTAAGAAGAGACTGAAATCGAGGCTATCAACTATGTCGCCCGGAAAGCCTCCGCGAGACTTGCATGTTTTCCCATCATCTGACGGAAGGAAAATCATTTCTGCTGGTGTAcacgcgaaaaagaaaaccaaaataatGTACCTGTATGTCGGCGGCCTTTCCATTCGCTGCACGGgtgagaaaagttttcctgCTTGATGCTTGCCACGGTTTAACTAAAatctctcattctcttaagCTTCAGCGAAAGTTTTCACCCCCTATGGGTGCAGCATCTCACACACTCATTGCGTGGGCTCATTGTTAGAAGATGGGCCACCCCCTTTCCCGAGCGACAAACGGAAGTGGAGGCAAAGTTTGCACAACTGAATttggcaaatattttaaaatttaatacaaAATTTACCCGAAACAGCGAACCGGGCAATGGTGCTGCCGGAGGGGGCTTTGCGTCGGTCGTACCATCGCAGCGAGGATGTATGTAGGTACATTCGTGCtgcgtttccgctgctgctgcattaCTTTTAATTGAAACTGGTGGCACTGGATGTTTCTTCGCGCTCGCGTGCCACAATGGCGCATGCACGAAAGTTTGCTAAACCAATTCAAAGTTATGATGGAAATTTTCCGCAGCATTGTTTTCCCTCGGCCATTTCCAGTGCGTCTGTTATCGCATCGCCCGGCAAGTTTGACGTGATGGGTGCGCAAACATCGTAAAGGAGCAATTCTTGCCAGGAAGAAACACTAGCATAACACTAAGCAAAGCTTTGTAGTTGCTTGGGTAGAGATGGGTGGGAAGAGGGGTAGTATACTTTAGGATACCCATAACAAGACGCTTGTTGCTGCATGCGGAGGAGAGAAGTTTTAATGTTCTTTCATTTGGAGTCTTCAAAAGACTGTTTCCAGCTTACTTAGCTCAATAAAAGTTTtatcaattaaataaaacaacaattatGGAAACGTGGATTTATCTTATGTAACGAGATTTATATTTCGGTGCTCGGTGTATCGGCATCCCAATGAATGAGTGTTAGTACGTTCAGTTAACAGCGTTGATTTCGGCCTCCTTCTTGTGGTAGATCATCGTGTCGAGATAGTACATGTTGGGCGTGAACCACACCTTCTCGTCGATCGGGCGATCGAACGGATAGCCGAATGGCAGGGAATCGAGATAGCGCGCACCGGAACCAACGCCGCAGTTCAGCGTGTAGTCGTAGCCCTGATGGTGCGGCACGGCCGGGGCGTGGTACGGCGAGACGATGAAGTACAGCTGGAACGGCATGCCACCCTTCTTGCCCTTCGGCAGCATCAGGCGGGCCGGGAAGCCGCAGTGCGCCTCGGTCATGTCGAGCGGGAACTCACGCTCACCGTTGTACGCATCCATGACCCACTGGTACAGCTCGAAGTAGGACGTACGGTCCTGGACGTACATCGGGAACTGGGTGGATTCGCGCGTGAACGCGTTGTTGCCCTCGGTGAACTCGTGCTCGAAGGTGTCGAGCAGGACGAAGTTCTCGCGGTTCTCGCCCACACCGTACACGTGCCCGTACTGGTCGTACTTGGGCCCGAGGTACATGCGCACCACACCCTTGACGGGCTTGTCGGCGTGCACGAAGTACTTGACGCTGAACGGCATGTGGTTCAGGCGCCACTGGCGCGCCTGGATGACGAAGTCCGTGCCGTTGTGGTGGGCGAGCTTGCCGGACTTCTGCAGCTTCGAGCCCTTCATGGTCGTCTCGTCGAACACCTCGATGTCGACGACGTTGGTAATGTCGGCGTCGAAGTGGTCGAAGAAGGTCACCAGCTTGTCGACCTGAATCTCGTCCACCTTCACCCCGTCGAAGGCCAGCTCCTCCTTGGTGTACGACGGCAGGTGGTCCTTGAACTCATAGTACCACTGGATGAGGCGCTTGTACAGCTGGTAGAACATCGGGTCGCGCAGCGACGTCTCGTAGTGCTCGAGCACTCCCGGCAGGACCTTGGCGTTTTCGAAGTGCTCCACCGAGCCGCCGAGCAGGATGCGCGCGAAATAACCGACGTACTTGTAGAACCGGGTGTTCACGCTGTCCGGGTTGGCCTGGATCAGGTTGCCCAGGTACTCCACCGACTCCGGCTTGGTCAGGTCGACGTGGCGCCCGTCGGGCAGCACGATGTAGCCCAGATCGATCGCCTCGCGGATGCGATGCTCGTACTCGATCACCTCCTCGATCTCGTGGTAGTGCTCCGGCGTGTACACCTCGTAGTAGTTGTCGCGCGACGGGAAGCTAACGCCGTTGTAGTAGTGCATGTTCGGGTAGTACCCGGTGGCGATCGGTTTGTACAACGAGAACTCCGGGATCGTGCCGAGATCGTTCGACAGGCGCTCGAGGTAGTAGCGggccagcagctgctggtgcTTGTACAGGTAAAGCTCACCGCGACGATCCTTATACAGCCCGTACTCCTTGCCGCCCATCCAGAACGGGTAGTCGGCGtggaagtagtagtagtacgTGTTCAGCCCGATGTCCTCGGTGAAGTAGGAAACCTTCTGGTCGACGTTCGTGTGCACATACCAGCCGGTGTAGTTGGTCGGGATGACGACGGTGTACCAGTCGTTGATCTTCTCCACCCCGGCGAAGCCCTGCATCTTGTACTGGGCCGCCTTCTGGATCACCTCCGTGTTGAAGAAGTAGTACGGATAGATCTCGTACGGTGGCGGCAGCTCCAGCCCGGCCATGTCCTTGCGGTGCAGCACGGCCACGGTGACAGCGTACACGAACATACCCTCGTTCACGTGGAAGCGCGCCCAAACCATCGACTTGTAGAACGTATCCCAGTCCTTGGCGTAGTAGAACACGTGGAACAGGGCGACCGCCTGCTCGCGATGGTGCTCGTTCAGCACGCTGAAGATCTCATCGAACGGCAGCAGGCCGTGCTTGTACAGCGCGACGAACTCCTTCACCGCCTCGACGTTGCTGTAGTGATCGTAGTTCTTCTCGATGTCGTACTTCTTCGACACTTCCCACAGCTCGCTGTGCACCTCGTGCTGGTGCACGTACTGGAACACCTCCAGCAGCTGCTTCTGCTTCCCCAGGAAGTCCTTGTCCGCTTTGGTTACCTTTTCCTCCGGCACGACCACGTATCCTGCGGCCAGGGCCGCCAGGCCGACCAGTGCTACCACGGTGATGCCCTTCATCTCGACTGAGCAAGTGATGCGGTTCGGTGCAGCGCACCGGGGCCTTTTATAGGGGCCGCGGTTTA from Anopheles coustani chromosome 3, idAnoCousDA_361_x.2, whole genome shotgun sequence harbors:
- the LOC131260027 gene encoding hexamerin-1.1-like, translating into MKGITVVALVGLAALAAGYVVVPEEKVTKADKDFLGKQKQLLEVFQYVHQHEVHSELWEVSKKYDIEKNYDHYSNVEAVKEFVALYKHGLLPFDEIFSVLNEHHREQAVALFHVFYYAKDWDTFYKSMVWARFHVNEGMFVYAVTVAVLHRKDMAGLELPPPYEIYPYYFFNTEVIQKAAQYKMQGFAGVEKINDWYTVVIPTNYTGWYVHTNVDQKVSYFTEDIGLNTYYYYFHADYPFWMGGKEYGLYKDRRGELYLYKHQQLLARYYLERLSNDLGTIPEFSLYKPIATGYYPNMHYYNGVSFPSRDNYYEVYTPEHYHEIEEVIEYEHRIREAIDLGYIVLPDGRHVDLTKPESVEYLGNLIQANPDSVNTRFYKYVGYFARILLGGSVEHFENAKVLPGVLEHYETSLRDPMFYQLYKRLIQWYYEFKDHLPSYTKEELAFDGVKVDEIQVDKLVTFFDHFDADITNVVDIEVFDETTMKGSKLQKSGKLAHHNGTDFVIQARQWRLNHMPFSVKYFVHADKPVKGVVRMYLGPKYDQYGHVYGVGENRENFVLLDTFEHEFTEGNNAFTRESTQFPMYVQDRTSYFELYQWVMDAYNGEREFPLDMTEAHCGFPARLMLPKGKKGGMPFQLYFIVSPYHAPAVPHHQGYDYTLNCGVGSGARYLDSLPFGYPFDRPIDEKVWFTPNMYYLDTMIYHKKEAEINAVN